A window of Nocardioidaceae bacterium genomic DNA:
GAGGTGGTACGGCAGCCGCACCACCCGCAGCGCGTCCACGATCTCGGTCGCCGCCGCCAGGTAGCCCACCCGGCCACCGGCCAGCGCGAACGCCTTGCTCATCGTGCGCGTCACCACCAGGTTGCGGTGCTCGCCCAGCAGCGCCAGCGCGCTCGGAGTGCCCTCGCGACGGAACTCGCCGTACGCTTCGTCGATCACCAGCACACCCGGCAGCTCCTGCGTCGCCAGCGCCTCCGCGATCGCGACCACGGCCTCCGGCGCGAGCGCCGTGCCGGTCGGGTTGTTCGGGCTCGGCAGCAGCACGACCGTCGGCTCGTGCTCCTTCACCGTCGCCACCGCGTGGGCGATGTCGAGCGTGAAGTCCTCCGCTCGGTGCCCCGCCACCCACGTCGTCAGCGAGTTGCGGGCGTACTCCGGATACATCGAGTACGTCGGCGCGAAGCTCACCGCCGTACGCCCCGGGCCGCCGAACGCCTGCAGGATCTGGCTCATCACCTCGTTGGACCCGTTCGCCGCCCACGTGTTCGCGGCCGTCAGGCCGGCGGGGGTGTCGGCGTTCAAGTACGCCGCGAGCTGCTCACGCAGCCCCATGTGCTCCCGGTCGGGGTAGCGGTTCAGCGTCGTCGCCGCCTCACCGACCGAGGCTGCGATGTCGGCGACGCACGCCTCGTCGGGGGCGTACGGGTTCTCGTTGACGTTCAGCTGCACCGGCACGTCGAGCTGCGGCGCCCCGTACGGCTCGACCCCCCGCAGCTCGTCCCGCAGCGGGGGCCAGGTCACTGGTTCGCCCCGGCGTCAGCCTGATCGGCAGCAGCGTCGAACGTCTCCGGCGCCAGCCGCGCCCGCACCGCCGCGCCGTGACCGGGCAGGTCCTCGGCGTGCGCGAGGTTGATGACGTGGGTGCCGACCTCCTTGAGGGCCGACTCCGTGTACGTCACCACGTGCACCGCCTTGAGGAACGACCGCACCGAGAGACCCGAGGAGTGGCACGCGCAGCCGGCGGTGGGCAGCACGTGGTTGGATCCCGCGCAGTAGTCGCCCAGCGACACCGGCGTGAACGACCCGACGAACACCGCGCCCGAGTTCTGCACCGTCATCGCTCTCTCGTCGGCGTCGACGGTCTGGATCTCGAGGTGCTCCGCGGCGTACGCGTTAACCACCTTCATGCCCTGGTCGAGGTCGGTGACCGTAACGATCGCCGACTGCGGACCACCGAGGGCGGTGCGTACGCGCTCCTCGTGCTTGGTCTGCGGCACCTGCAGCTCGAGCTCGGCCTCGACCGCGGCGGCGAGGTCGTCGCTCGGGGTGACCAGCACCGACCCGGCCATCGGGTCGTGCTCGGCCTGGCTGAGCAGGTCGGCGGCGACGTTGCGGGCGCTGGCGGAGTCGTCGGCGAGGATCGCGATCTCGGTCGGGCCGGCCTCGGAGTCGATGCCGACGACACCCTTG
This region includes:
- a CDS encoding histidinol-phosphate transaminase; the protein is MTWPPLRDELRGVEPYGAPQLDVPVQLNVNENPYAPDEACVADIAASVGEAATTLNRYPDREHMGLREQLAAYLNADTPAGLTAANTWAANGSNEVMSQILQAFGGPGRTAVSFAPTYSMYPEYARNSLTTWVAGHRAEDFTLDIAHAVATVKEHEPTVVLLPSPNNPTGTALAPEAVVAIAEALATQELPGVLVIDEAYGEFRREGTPSALALLGEHRNLVVTRTMSKAFALAGGRVGYLAAATEIVDALRVVRLPYHLSAVTQAMALAALRHAPSLLGKVDELRAERDRTVEWLRGQGLTVADSDANFVFVGRFEDRHQVWQGLLDRGVLVRETGPDGWLRVSIGTGEEMAAFKDALVEVLS
- the hisD gene encoding histidinol dehydrogenase, yielding MIRRLDLRDAGPDLDYRAAVPRAEFDVESAVHVVRPICAEVRARGVEAITEYSAQFDGVTQTEIAVPREALRDALANLDPDVRAGLEESIRRLRATCEAEMEHDTTTEVAPGAVVRNRMVPMGRVGLYVPGGLSPLVSSVVMNVVPAQVAGVGSIALTSSPQKAFGGLPHPTILAACELLGIDEVYAVGGAQAIAMFAYGAGPCRPVDLVTGPGNIYVVAAKRYLKGVVGIDSEAGPTEIAILADDSASARNVAADLLSQAEHDPMAGSVLVTPSDDLAAAVEAELELQVPQTKHEERVRTALGGPQSAIVTVTDLDQGMKVVNAYAAEHLEIQTVDADERAMTVQNSGAVFVGSFTPVSLGDYCAGSNHVLPTAGCACHSSGLSVRSFLKAVHVVTYTESALKEVGTHVINLAHAEDLPGHGAAVRARLAPETFDAAADQADAGANQ